The Mycolicibacterium cosmeticum DNA window CAGGCAATCGCACAGATGCGTGAGCTTGGCCTGACGCCGGTGCTGCTCACCGGGGACAACGAAGCCGTCGCCCGGCAGATCGCCGCCGAGGTCGGCATTGACACCGTGATCGCGGAGGTCATGCCCAACGATAAAGTCGACGTCATCGCCCGGCTGCAGGCCGAGGGTAAAACGGTGGCGATGGTCGGCGATGGCGTCAACGATGCGCCCGCCCTCGCCCAAGCCGACCTCGGCTTGGCCATGGGTACCGGAACCGATGTCGCGATCGAAGCATCCGACATCACCTTGGTGCGCGGTGACCTGCGCAGCGCCGTCGACGCGATCCGGCTGTCCCGCAAAACACTATCGACGATCAAGAGCAACCTGTTCTGGGCGTTCGCCTACAACGTCGCCGCCATACCGGTCGCGGCACTGGGCATGCTCAACCCGATGCTCGCCGGCGCGGCCATGGCATTCTCCAGCGTCTTCGTCGTGGGCAACAGCCTGCGGCTGCGCGGCTTCACCTCCACCTCCTTCGCCCCTACCCATTAAGCCCTACTGCACTAGGAGAACCCATGTCCGACAGCAAGAACGTGACGTCGAGCTGCTGCTGCAGCGGCTCAACACCAGACCTCGACACGACGGTCATCAATCCTGCGGCCACGAACCTCCTCGACCCCGCAACGGACCGGGCAACATGCCCGGTGATGCCCGGCACGCCGGTGGACAAGGTGGCCGCCGAAGCCGCGGGCCTGTTCCGCGACTACCGCGGCCGGCGGTATTGGTTCTGCTGCAAGGGATGTGGACCACGTTTTGACCGTGACCCCGACAAGTACGCCAGCGCGGCGTGACCGAATCCTAGACCCGACGACGCATCGCTGGTAGCGGCGCCCCGCTCACAGAACGAAGGATCTGCCATGACTCACGTCGACGACGCTGACCACTGCCCCGCATCGGGTTCGGTGAACCACGGCTACATCACCGATAAAGACAAGTACCTCAAACGCTTGAAACGCATTGAGGGCCAAGCCCGCGGCATCAGCCGGATGATCGAGGAGGAACGCTACTGCATCGACATTCTCACTCAAGCTGACGCGTTGACCAAAGCCCTGCAGAGCGTCGCGCTGGCCCTGCTCGACGACCACCTCCGACACTGCGTTCGAGACGCCGCTACCGCCGGGGGAGCGGCCGCTGACGCCAAACTCACCGAAGCATCCGAAGCGATCGCCCGACTCGTGCGCTCATGACCCCGCAACGGCGGTGCACCGGCGCCGCCACCTCGCTGCCACACCGCCCCGCGAACGAATACGTGAGACTTTTCAAGGAGACACAACATGACTGACCACGACGAGCACGCCAGAGCGACATCGCACACCGGCGTGCACACCGACCATGCCGACCACGGCGGGCATGGCGTTCACGACACCAGCGTCCACCACGACAGCCATGCTGACCACGGAGGCCATGCCGGCCACGGCGCTGATCATGTTGCTCAGTTCAGGAAGCTGTTCTGGATCAACCTGATCATCGCCATCCCGGTTATCGCGTTCTCGACCATGTTCGCCATGCTGCTCGGCTACGAAGTGCCCGACATCCCCGGCGGCCGCTGGATCGCGCCACTGCTCGGTACGGTCATGTACGTCGTCGGCGGTCGCCCCTTCCTCACCGGGGCCGTCAGCGAAATCCGTTCCCGCACACCGGGAATGATGCTGCTTATCGGGCTCGCGATCACCGTCGCCTTCTTCGCCTCCTGGGGTGCGAGCCTGGGTCTGCTCCACCATGAACTGGAGTTCTGGTGGGAACTGGCGCTGCTGATCGTCATCATGCTGCTCGGTCACTGGGTCGAGATGCGCTCCCTGGCTCAGACCACCTCCGCACTGGATTCCCTGGCCGCCCTGCTTCCCGACGAAGCCGAGAAGGTCGACGCCGAGCGCATCATCACCGTCTCACCCGCCGACCTGCAGGTGGGAGATCTGGTGGTCGTGCGGCCCGGTGGCAGCGTCCCTGCTGACGGCAGAATCGTCGACGGGCGCGCGGACATGGACGAGTCGATGGTGACCGGTGAATCGCGGCCGGTCGTCCGCAGCGTCGGAGATGCGGTGACAGCCGGAACCGTGGCCACCGATTCAGGGTTGCGGGTCGAAATCACCGCCACCGGCGACGACACCGCCCTGGCAGGAATCCAGCGCCTGGTCACCGAAGCCCAGAACTCATCCTCGCGAGCCCAGCGCCTCGCCGACCGAGCGGCGGGCTGGCTGTTCTGGTTCGCCTTGGGGACGGCCGCCATCACCGCCGTGGCGTGGTCGATTGTCGGAGACCCTGACGCCTCCGTTGTCCGGGCGATCACCGTGCTCGTCATCGCGTGCCCGCATGCGTTGGGATTGGCGATACCGCTGGTGGTGTCGATCGCGACCGAGCGCGCCGCGCGGGGCGGCGTGCTGATCAAGGATCGCCTCGCCCTCGAAGGCATGCGCACCGTTAACGCCGTGCTCTTCGACAAAACGGGCACCCTGACCAAGGGCGAACCCACCGTGACCGCGATCGAGGCCAGCGGCGACCTCGACGACAACACCGTGCTCGCACTGGCCGCCGCCGCCGAGGCCGACAGTGAACACCCCCTGGCACGGGCCATCGTGACAGCCGCCCAGGAGCGGGGACTCAGTGTGCCGCGTGCCAGCGGCTTCTCATCCTCCCCGGCGGTGGGTGTGACCGCGACGGTGGAGGGCCACGAGATCCGGGTGGGCGGCCCGCGCCTGCTCGACGAGATCGGCGGACAGGAAGTTCACGCGGCGACCTCGTGGCGCGACGAGGGCGCGATCATCCTGCACGTCGTCCGCGACGGCACCGTGCTCGGCGGCCTCCGCCTGGCCGACGAGATTCGCCCCGAGTCCCGCGAAGCGGTCGATGCCTTGCACAAGCTCGGCGTCGAGGTGGTCATGATTACCGGTGACGCTGAAGCGGTCGCGCAGGCGGTAGGTCACGAACTCGGCATAGATCGGGTGTTCGCCGGAGTACGCCCGGAAGACAAGGCGTCGAAAGTTGCTGCGCTGCAACACGAGGGCAAGAAGGTCGCCATGGTGGGCGATGGTGTCAACGATGCCCCCGCGTTGGCGCAAGCCGACGTTGGCATCGCGATCGGCGCCGGCACCGACGTGGCCATCGCCTCTGCCGGCGTGATACTGGCCAGTTCGGACCCGCGCTCGGTGTTGTCGGTGATCGAACTGTCGCGTGCCAGCTACCGAAAGATGAAGCAGAACCTCTGGTGGGGGGCGGGCTACAACCTCATCGCAGTGCCCTTGGCTGCCGGTGTGCTCGCACCGATCGGGTTTGTGCTGCCGATGTCAGTCGGCGCAATCCTGATGTCACTGTCGACGATCGTCGTGGCGCTCAACGCGCAACTGTTGCGCCGCCTCGACCTGAGCCCTGAAGCCAGCACACGCGCAGTCCTGGACCGCTGACACGGCAGGCGGCACGGTAGCACGCGCGGCCTATTCGGTCACGGCACTTTCAAGGACCGATCGGCGCCGGCAACGACGAGGACACCTGCCTACCGGGCCACACCAGCGCCGAGACCGGCCGTTTACTCACCGTGATCGTGATCGCTGTGGTCGTCATGCAGCGGGACCGCGGCTGGGGCTAGAACATCGGGTGAGGCTGGAGCTTCGGCCGGCGTCGGAACTTCGGGTGGTGCCGCCGACTCGCCGACAGGCTCGTTCACTGGCGCCGGGGCGGCCGGTTCGTGGTTGCTGTCAGGGCTATGGACATGCTCGCCGGTCGTCCCAGGGTCATCGTGCTCCTCGGGCTCGACGTCAGCGCCGTGGTGATCGCTATGCGCATCCTCGGGGGTCGCCTCGTGGTGACCACCGTCTGCGCTCGCTGGCCCATGATGGCCGTGCTGCAGACCTGAAGCAACACCCACCGTGGACGCCAGCGCCACCACGCCGACTGCGCCCACGAGCACTACTGCGCTGCCGAACACCGGTACTGGCTCTCCTTGTAGGCCGCGGTGCCACACCCAGCTGGCGCCCATCACGACGTAGATTTGAAGCAACAGTGCGCACAGGTCCGCGGCTTGGATCAGTTCCGCTTCGCCCGCGTGGGGGCCGAACGGGGCTCCCGCGGTCCTGGACACGGCCCACAGAGCAATGGCTCCAAGGTTGAGCATGATGCCGGCAGCAAGCACAGGAGTCGTGGTTCGTGTGAGAACCAACCGTGCCCAGAGCAGTTGGAACAGGGCGATCGATGTGAAAAACACGCCGGCGGGCATCCACTCCTGCCAGTGGGTGGGTACGACGGCGAAGTGGATAACCGCGGCGCCCAGCGAGGCGAGCGCGGCTAGCCGAGCCGCCAACCGACTGTCGGTTTTCATCGCTGTCCTCGGCGCCACCGAACTAGGATGACAGCGCATCGGTGACAGCGGTTGCATGACATCACATCTCAACCCGAACGAGATTCATTCGTCATCAACTACTGTCCTTCTACGTAGATGAGGGCGATGTCAGCTTCTGAGTGTCGACCATCGCCGCTTGACCCTGCGGTAGAACCCGCTCGCACTAAGCTTCGGCGATGTGTCGGTATTGGGTGTCGTTGGTGGCTGCTGAGGAGCGGTCTCAAACATTCGTCCGCTATACAGGTCAGCGCGTCCTGGTGCGCAGTCGGATTTGCAATTGCTGCCGTACTTCGTGGTGGATGTCGACTCTGATGGTCGGGGCAACCTCAAGCGTCGCCGCCAGCCCGTAGCGGACCGGTGCCGCCAAGCGGCCGGCGTCGACGCGGCAGTCAACGTTGATCTCAAGCGCATCGCCCGTTGCGAACGCGACGGCTCGTTGTCCTTCGAGGATCTCGTGTTGCACGGTGCCGTTGCGGGATACACGTGCCTCAGCTTCGTGGCGATCGACCCCCAATGGTTGGCGCGGGGGTTCAAATGACAAGCGCGCCAGGCGATGTCGCCGCGTCACCGTGTTCCGGGATGGGCCACGCCAAGGCGATTTCAGCCGTCGCCACTTGGTCGTGGCGCCCCCATGACGCAAACGGCCTTCCCTCGAAGAAGGTGTGCATAAACTCCGGGGCGGTTCTGGCGGGCAGCTCCCCCGCTGGCGAGCTGGGTGGCCGACTACGTGGTTTCGCGTCACGTGACGGAATGTGGCGACAGTCGACCGAGGGCTGGATCGAACCGCCCGACGACTACGGGTGTGCCGTCGAAAGGGTGGACATAAAAGTGAGAATCTCGGCTGTGGACATCAGATGAGAACGCCGCAATCGGCAAAGCTCAGTGAAACCCAGGTGGACACCAAACCTGAGAAGCCACAGGCGGAGCTCGAGAAGCAACGAAGATGCACAACTGCGCCGGATTGTTGAACAAGATGCCGAGTTCGATGCAAAGGGCGTCGTGTTGGGCGTGGCTCTAGCCGACTACGTCGTCGTCGACGGTGAGATCGAATAGCGCGCGCATGTGAGAGAGAAAGGCTGCATCTTCGACCTGGTCTCGCAGGGCGAGGAATTGGTGTGCCTCTGCGCCCGCGATGAAGCGCAGGGTGTCTGTGGTGTCGGTAGCGGCGGTGAGCCTTGCTCCATCATGGGGCCGACGCGCGACATGATGACGTTGCAGGGAGGCGGCCGGGTCGCTGCGAGGCACGTACGGTGAAGACGCTCCGGTCGCGGGGGCAGTCGGTGTGTGCGTTGTCGTGTCGGCGGTTGAGGTTGCTGGGGGACATGCCGGCAGCAATGGTCACATGCGTCCTCCCGAGGCGTCGATGGTCGCTCCGGTGACGCAGGAGGTGTCGGGGGAGCCGGCGATGGAGCTGAGCGGGACCACCGATGGGCCGCTGTCGGGCGTCTGCCAAGCTGCTCGGTAGCTATTGCCGAGGAGAACGATGTCGACACCACAGGACACTGCGCCGCCCACCGAGGCAGGACATCCACCGGCGCGCGCCTGGACCGCGGTCGTGGTGCTCGCCCTCGTAGGCACCCTCAACTATGTCGATAGATTCCTGCCTGGCGTCCTGGCCGAGCCGATCAAGCAGGACCTCGCGCTGTCCGACACGGCCATCGGTGTCATCAACGGGTTCGGGTTCCTCGTCGTCTACGCCGTGGTGGGCATCCTGATCGCACGTGTCGCCGACCGCGGCGCCTTCGGTGTGGTGATCGCCGGCTGTCTGACGCTATGGGGTTCGATGACCATGCTCGGCGGTGCGGTCCAGTCCGGCCTGCAGCTCGCGCTGACGCGTGTCGGGGTGGCCATCGGCGAGGCGGGCAGCACACCGGCAGCGCACGCCTATGTGGCGCGCAACTTCGCCCCGGACGAGCGATCGGCGCCGCTGGCAGTTACCACGATGGCGATCCCGCTGGCCAGCGCCGCCAGCCTGCTCGGTGGCGGGCTACTCGCCGAAAGCATGGGCTGGCGGGGCGCTTTCGTGACCATGGGCGCCATCAGCGTACTTCTGGCCCCGGTGGTGCTGTGGGTTGTCGGGGTCCGCCAGAGCTTGCCGACTCCGCCACCGCAGAGCGGCGACGCATCGCTGCACTGGTGGCATCTTCTGCGCAAGCGCAGCTTTCTCGCGATGGTGGCTGGGACCGCACTGGTGTCTGCGGCGGGCTACTCGCTGACGACCTTTGCGCCCGCTTTTCTGATGCGTACCCGGGGGATGTCGCTGGGCGAAGTCGGTATCGAGTATGGCCTTCTCACAGGACTTCTCGGAGTTCTGGGGTTGTTCATCGTCGGCCGGATCGCCGACAGGTTGGCAGCCCGCGATCCGCGCTGGTTGCTCTGGATCGTCGTGATTCTGATCGCGGCACTGTTGCCGGCGTCGGTGCTGGCATTCGTTGTCGAGAACCGCGTGTGGTGCGTTTTCCTTCTGGCACTGTCCTATGTCATCGGCATCGCTTATCTGGCGCCATCCATCGCGGCGATACAGCGCTTGGTCCTTCCCGAACATCGCGCGACAGCATCGGCCGTGTTCTTGTTCTTCAACGCAACGCTGGGTGCGGTCGGACCTTTCCTGACCGGCGTGGTCAGCGATTCGCTGGCTGGTGCTTTGGGCACGCAATCACTGGGCCGCGCCCTGCTGATCCTCGTGCCGACCATGCAACTGGTGGCGATCGGCTGTTACGCCCTTGGCGCGCGCCGCTTCCGGCGTGACGTCATCCCGGAATC harbors:
- a CDS encoding spinster family MFS transporter; its protein translation is MSTPQDTAPPTEAGHPPARAWTAVVVLALVGTLNYVDRFLPGVLAEPIKQDLALSDTAIGVINGFGFLVVYAVVGILIARVADRGAFGVVIAGCLTLWGSMTMLGGAVQSGLQLALTRVGVAIGEAGSTPAAHAYVARNFAPDERSAPLAVTTMAIPLASAASLLGGGLLAESMGWRGAFVTMGAISVLLAPVVLWVVGVRQSLPTPPPQSGDASLHWWHLLRKRSFLAMVAGTALVSAAGYSLTTFAPAFLMRTRGMSLGEVGIEYGLLTGLLGVLGLFIVGRIADRLAARDPRWLLWIVVILIAALLPASVLAFVVENRVWCVFLLALSYVIGIAYLAPSIAAIQRLVLPEHRATASAVFLFFNATLGAVGPFLTGVVSDSLAGALGTQSLGRALLILVPTMQLVAIGCYALGARRFRRDVIPES
- a CDS encoding heavy metal translocating P-type ATPase; the encoded protein is MTDHDEHARATSHTGVHTDHADHGGHGVHDTSVHHDSHADHGGHAGHGADHVAQFRKLFWINLIIAIPVIAFSTMFAMLLGYEVPDIPGGRWIAPLLGTVMYVVGGRPFLTGAVSEIRSRTPGMMLLIGLAITVAFFASWGASLGLLHHELEFWWELALLIVIMLLGHWVEMRSLAQTTSALDSLAALLPDEAEKVDAERIITVSPADLQVGDLVVVRPGGSVPADGRIVDGRADMDESMVTGESRPVVRSVGDAVTAGTVATDSGLRVEITATGDDTALAGIQRLVTEAQNSSSRAQRLADRAAGWLFWFALGTAAITAVAWSIVGDPDASVVRAITVLVIACPHALGLAIPLVVSIATERAARGGVLIKDRLALEGMRTVNAVLFDKTGTLTKGEPTVTAIEASGDLDDNTVLALAAAAEADSEHPLARAIVTAAQERGLSVPRASGFSSSPAVGVTATVEGHEIRVGGPRLLDEIGGQEVHAATSWRDEGAIILHVVRDGTVLGGLRLADEIRPESREAVDALHKLGVEVVMITGDAEAVAQAVGHELGIDRVFAGVRPEDKASKVAALQHEGKKVAMVGDGVNDAPALAQADVGIAIGAGTDVAIASAGVILASSDPRSVLSVIELSRASYRKMKQNLWWGAGYNLIAVPLAAGVLAPIGFVLPMSVGAILMSLSTIVVALNAQLLRRLDLSPEASTRAVLDR
- a CDS encoding metal-sensitive transcriptional regulator, which gives rise to MTHVDDADHCPASGSVNHGYITDKDKYLKRLKRIEGQARGISRMIEEERYCIDILTQADALTKALQSVALALLDDHLRHCVRDAATAGGAAADAKLTEASEAIARLVRS
- a CDS encoding YHS domain-containing protein — encoded protein: MSDSKNVTSSCCCSGSTPDLDTTVINPAATNLLDPATDRATCPVMPGTPVDKVAAEAAGLFRDYRGRRYWFCCKGCGPRFDRDPDKYASAA